In Diadema setosum chromosome 2, eeDiaSeto1, whole genome shotgun sequence, the DNA window ACTGACAAGCTACATGCTATGGCAAATGTTGCATACACAGCAAACCTCGCACGAGTCGAAGCGCTCGGgactgaaaaaagaagaagaagaaaaaaaaaaagaaaaaaaatacgacTTACGcgagagtcgatttttttccttttttttttgactcacagttatgtacatgtatagtacatGGTCACATATGAATTATTTATGCAAACTGAATTCAGTGACAGTCTCCTCGCATAATGAATCTTACGTTGTGTAgtacatgaaaatatgaatattcttttAGTCAATAATTTTCCAATTATGGCTTCATTTTTGTCAGCACCATCACTGCTACATTTCCACAACTTAACCTCATTTGATGGGAATTAGTGCCGATTATTTTGATGCCATTCATTAAGAAATGAAACACCCTGCAGCTTAATGAAGAATTCTGTGCAAGCACGTGGGTGACCAGTGAAACAATGATATCATCACCTTCATTGATAATAAAGTTCTATTTTTCTGAGTTAATTAGAGTCGCTATAAAACACGGAAGAGCATTTCAAACACGAATTGCTCTTGCCCCGTAATCGTGTATATCGTGTTAAGTGTTAAGCTAAATAAGGCTGCCATGCATGCAGGAATGTTCCATTTTATACCCCGTCTTGCCCGTTGGATTTAGTGGCGGGCATTATCCTTTGATAAATAAAGAGAGTTACATAATTTCTAATTGAAAATGGGCTGCTTTCAATTGTCAAATCCACCATCACTGCGGCCGGGTATGTCAAAACACATTCCAACCCGGAGCTCTTTGGTTgataattttcctttttcttacaACTTATTGTTACTGAGCAAGAACATCTGAAGTCAACCAATTATGTCAGCTAAGCTTCCATacatttttccttgttttgataTTCAACCATGGAACTCAATTGTGTATTAGCCTCACCACATGTGGCCAATTACGTGCCTTGTGCATGCGTAAACCAAAGTCAGGGCGAGGTTTCCCCTCCACGCCTCTGCTATCTGACCTCTTCGTTGATCCACTGTGAATGTATAGAGATTCAATTCATAAATTATTATATTTAAAGAAATCACATTATATTGTAAAGATTTTGATGACCGGTAATGTGAAAAACCTAACgagaaaaaagggaaatcaaTTTCTGTCATCACTGTAGGGGTACACAGTTCAAATCGGCAAGGTATATGTTCATCCGCCACCAGCCTGCGAGCTGAATGGTGACAATTAGTACCTTATGTTTTCAAGTATTAATTGTAAAGCCAGAAATGTTCACCTGCCTGTTTCGCTCTAagtttcaaaacttttttgaacCCATATCTCCAACTTTCTGAATGAAAGTTACTAATCAATTTTAAGTTTTCTGATAACTGGCAAACGGTTTTTACAAACCTCCATACTTCCTGTTATTGAACCTCGATTTTCTCAGTATAGTATCCCCTGCACTGCTTTGGCAGGCATTTATCCCATTTATCCCTGTACTTGCCcaacaaaattattttgttttgcaaatcATCTTTGTGAAAGTCAGGTGTTCCCACTGACGTACGTAACATTCTTATTCTATGCATGTGTACTATCAGAATTTTGTAAGAATGTGTAATCGTTCACATGTTTAGTGTATAGACACTGAGCATGGCTAATCTTTCACACCACGGCCTACTTATATCTCTATATGTTAATCAAGCCACTGCAAGTGGCACCTGTGTTTGACGCGTGTTGAACGGGTTCCTGTTTGTACACCCTGATTTCCATTCAATAtttgtacagtatttttttttcttcgacgCGTCTTTTAATGGGTACATGGTTAAAAGTCTCGTATTTGATAGTCAATACAGAGATTGCAAGAAATGTACCTTCACTCCCCCtttactccccctcccctccctaaCTGGACAAGGGCCACGGTCCTTTGGTTTTTATATAAAGGAACTCTAAGTTTGTAATGAATTTGTATAATGAATTTGTGTCAACcaatgattttattcagttattTCTGCAACGTaaccataattatatataaaaaacaaacaaatatgtagTCTTTATAGTTGTCCACACACGTCTAACATATAGACACAGGGCGTGGCTCCCCTTCCTCACCACGGTAAAATTATATCCAATATTTTATATCGGTCTTTTGAGCCATCTTTCCTGTTCGTATGGAAGGGTCAAATACTTCGACACTTTGACTCTCATGATCAACTTGTATTGGTTTTATTGTGGCTATTAAGGATCATGTAAGGCACAATGGCGTTggttgagcaaaaaaaaaacaaaaacaaacaaataaagaaaaaaatcatttaacacATTAGCCACGAAAAGAATGTATGTTTGTCACTACCTTCCAGGAGCCCTACCATTCAGGAAGATTTTATCTACCCTGTTGGATTTATTGACGGGCATCGCCCTTTGACTCGTAAATAAGTTACGTaatctttgattgaaaatggTTGTCTTCGATTGCCAAGTCCACCATTACTGGGAATGGGAATGTCAAAGCACATTCCCATCCGGAGCTCTTTGGTTGacagttttcctttttcttacaACTTATTGTTATTGAGCAAGAACATCTTAAGTCAACCAATTGTCAACTAAGCTTccatacatttttcctttttcgatATTCAACCATAAAACTCAATTGTACCTTGTAACATCACTACAAATATATGTGTTGTTAATTACGTGTCTTGTGCGTAAACCAATGTCAGGGCGAGGTTTCCCCTCCACACCTCTGCTATCTGACCTCCTTGTTGATCCACTGTGACTCCCAACGCTGAGTGTAATGAATGATAGAACCATGGCTTGTTTCAACCATTTTTATTTcctattacagtgtatatacattcatatgtatatatatatatatatatatattttttttttttttttgatggcgGTTATCAAAAAAGTTTaacgggaaaaaaagaaaaccttttTCGGTCATCATTTTAGGGATACACGGTCCAATTTTGCAAGGTTATGCTCATCCACCACCTGGTCATTCTCAAGTATGGTGACAGTTTATAGTACCTCATTTTTTCACGTATTGATTGAAGCCAGACATTTCTACCCACATATTTCACTTCAtagtttcaaaatgtttttgaacccacaactttaaagggtgtgtacagttctggtcgaggtggggatttggcttttaacattttgtgagatattcagaaatcactctgtGGGATGTCAGGGAGCATGCGGTTCTAGGGGGTATCGAGAGTTTGTTCGATGGGggtcggttttggaatggctgagatatccaaaaacaaggtgaaacaaagagatactaataaagttggggcatgtcgccttttattattaacacttttttggatatctcagctatttggGGACCGGTTTTCATCGAATagacgttgaatccttcttagaattgcgtgctctttcatatttcatggggggcttttcattatctcacttaggaatgttcaaaacatgaatccctacctcggCCAGTGCTGTACGGTCCCtttaaatttttaaagaaagtcaCTAATCTCTTTTAATTTATAACTGGTAAATGGTTCTTTTAAACCTCCCACACTTTTTGGTATTGAactccgatttttttttttattattattatttttagtacAGCACATCCCTCACCGCTTTGGCAGATATTTATCCTACTGTGAactgtccgaaaaaaaaaaaatccctttgttCTACGAATCACCTGTTGAAACTCCGAACCCATTGATAAGACGTccgtattatacatgtacagtaagcaGTTTCCATGAATGTATAATCGTTCACATGTTGTGTGTCGACACGAGGCGTGGCTGCTTTTTCGCGCCACGACCGACTGATCTCCAATGGTGATTAAGCCACTGCAAGTAGCACCTGCGTTTGACGCATGTTAAACGGGTTGCTATCAACACCCTGATTTCCATTCAGtatttgtactgtttttttttttttttttcctctgatacGTGTGTTAATGGGTGCATGGTTAAAAGTCCCACATTCAATAGCCAATACAGATGTTGCAAGAAATGAACCTTTACTGTTTACTCCCCtttactcccctccccccccccccccctgtatacGGGAAAGTCTCCCTGAACTTTAACTGAGCAATTGTCACGGTCCTTGAATTCTCTGTCTGTACGTGTTTTAAAGCACAACACCTTTATACTGAGTGGTCCGGCTATCCCCTGGTGATCTGTTGTAATTGCGTACTAGTAATTATTGTAAGTGTGACCAAGATGGGTCTAAttgtaccaaattttgtattgtatattgaaaCCCCACACACATTTGCACTTTGTACACACACCTGCACAGTAGTATGCACTTGCAAAATGCACATTAGCACCTATGCAGTTGTTGTCTCTCAAATCTCCGGTAATTTACATTTCTGTATTACAGAATGGCGTCACATATGAATACCCCCGATATTCCTGATGACGTTATGCCTGTGCGCGACAGTAAATATTACACACCCCTTGAATTCAATGATATTGTATCGTATAGTTCAgataatatttcacttcttcatataaactctaggagtttgaataaaaattttgaatatttggaaaatcttttgcactctttaaacaattttgaattttctgttatTGGAATAAGTGAAACTTGGTTACATCAAAACTCCCCAGATATCTTTAATTTACCCAATCATAAATTAGTTAGGGCTGATCGTCAAGGAAAAAGGGGTGGCGGTGTTGCGTTTTATATTGCGcaaaatttacagttcaaaatcCGTTCTGAAATCACGTTAAGATATGCAGAAAcgttatttattgaaattgagaACCCACTCtctaaaaatgttattataggtttaatctatcgacctcctgatctgaattgtgaattattttgtgatgaattggatttatatctccataagataggtaatgaaagtaaacatgtttttatttttggtgatttcaacattaACTTTTCGCCCACATCCGATAACAATAATTCccttaattttatgcatttaatgtattcatatggGTATATGTCAATTATCAATAAACCCACCAGGATAAATCCACACTCGTCAACtcagattgataatatattttcgaatgtgtataataatacaattatggggggtatattatgttctgaagtttctgatcatttaccaatattttcaatttgtgaatgtaaAGTGGGTCGTAATAAattacatgataaaatatggtattATAAAGAGTCAAAACGTAATGTGGAATTATTGAAACAGAATTTATTTTTAGAGGAATGGACAGATATTTATAGTATTAACAATGTTAATTTggcatataaatgttttaatgataaattattatattattatgaaaataatattcctttatgCAGAATAAAAATTAACCGAAATAAACCAAGAAATCCTTGGATTAcaaaaggtattttgaaatccataaaaactcgtaattttttgtataagttacacattcgtaacccaactgaatttaatttgaatatgtataaagtttatcgaaataaattgacaaaattgattcgtttatcccgcagattatatttttctgacagaatgaaaaaggtttcttcGAATATTAATGCAACATGGAAAATTATTAAAGAGGTCCTAGGTAAAAAGCCTGATTCTCCACCAACGgatgatatcacattaaacggtattaaaataaatgatCCCAATATGTATGCTAATTCATTTAACTCATTTTTCGTTAATATCGGTCCGGAACTTGCTACTAAAATTAGCAATACttctgctcattttacagattatctttttgaccaaaatcaagaGTCTATTTATCTTAATCCAACAAGTCCCAGTGAAATCATTAGTATCACTAAATCTTTAAATAGCTCTAAATCTTGTGGCTCTGATAAAATAAGTATGatgttattgaaagaaatagtttatccactcgcagaaccgttaagttatatatttaatctttctttatcacaaggtattttccctgatctgctgaaaatagcgaaagttaatcctgtacataaaaaagatgatcctcatgaaattagcaattatcgtcctatttctttattgcctagtatatccaaaatcttagaaaaaattgtttataatagacttcttaaatttattaataagtatgatttacttattcccaatcaatatggtttcagaaaaaattattcaactgatttagcactaacacaaatttatgacaaaattacgagtgcttttgcaaacaaagaacatgttgcaggtatattttgtgatttgagtaaagcattcgatactcttgatcattctattttactcacgaaacttagtcattatggtattcgaggacaagcacatttatggcttaaagattatctaactaatagaagacaatatgttatttttaatggttgtgaatctgacccccttttaattaaatgtggtgttcctcaaggctcaattctaggcccattattattccttctttatgttaatgatattataaatacatcctctcttctctcttttgttctatttgctgacgatacgaatatattttattctcataaagatcttaagattttaaatgacactctaaatattgaaattagtaaagtatcaaattggtttaagtctaataaactttctttgaatataaaaaagactcattttattcatttcaaacttcattctcataatgaagatacgttgatacatattaacattgatgatatcccattagaaaagaaaatgaattcaaaatttctaggagtatatatagatgaaagtttgacttggaatgagcatttacatcatgttacaacgtgtatttctagaaatatagggataatttccaagctgaagttctttcttcctcgttcaactttatttctattatataattccttaattctcccatatataagttattgcaatgttgtatggggtacttgcggctctaccaaaataaattctatatttaaattacaaaagaaagttatacgtatttgtacaggatcgcattttctggctcatactgattctttatttcatgagcttaaaacattgaaggtttttgatttgaatattattcaagtagcagtaattatgttcaaatatatacatcatcaacttccatcatcgtttgataacatgtttaggttcaatacttctgtccattcgtaccctactcgtatatgtagaaatttccaccttttgaatcccaaattattagtgacacataaatctataagataTTCGGGTCCggatatttggaataatctcccggataatataaagtcttgttcaagtatttattctttgaaagcttcacttaaacgatatttgatacaattatattctccaaaccaattgagctaacaaatatttatagtatagattgtcatcttattgtcaatctctattttcttccttcaactgcatcttgcactctcacctgcaactgcactgcactcacctgatcaccttcctccaagagagttatgtcgttggatagtcattttatgaggcctccatccatttcaagtttaatcgcttatgatggtggtctcctgcattcaattatctctgttgtttactgaaaaatactgtatattttatttcacgtttctgtgtatcaacattgctcaatgcaatcacctatgtgaatctatttatgtactgttatcgatttatttcactgcacttgttattctttgtctttgtactttttgaagtttgcattcaaattgcatctgattgaatgcagaaataaaagcaaacaaacaaacaaacaaacaagtcttttcattttccaatCAAAGCAGAGTATTCATAAATCGACTATATGATGACAATCAAGGTTCAGTCAAAGATAAACTATTGCAGTCGATTTCAATATTGTGCATACTGCTGATctctcgttaaaaaaaaaaacacaacaaaccaacaacaaacaaacaatcacgAATGTTTAAATTACCCATTCCAAATTGCGGATGGCTTTATCAACTGACCACGCAACTTTCCGTCCTATCGGTCTGACCATGCAACTTTCAAATCTATTGGTCTGACCATGAACTCTAGGTggacaaaaaagaagaacaactTTAGCTTTCAATTTAGGGATTGCTGACAGAGTACTTCGCATGCTCGAGTTTGAGGTTTGACCACGCTAACTGTGTACCGTCGGAGAGGCGGCGGGAGAAAACGCGGGGAGGATGTGGGGTGGATATTATGATAGGCGTTGGTGCCTTGTTGGCATATAGGAAATGGTGGGAAAAATCGTTCCGACGAGCACTTTCCATGCTAGGATGCAATGTACCTGTATTTGCATCTGTTTCATACCGGATGTTCAGCCGATAATTACACGTGCTTATAAATAGCAGCGATATGTTATCATGGACAACgattttgtttgaaaagtaAAGACTTGTTGCCTTGTCATAATAGACACCGGTAACTGTAGTCTGTATTCGACGACACTTCCGTTTTCCTTGGAATTAAACTATCTTTATGAATTTATTAGTATTAAGCATAAGAAGGGCAAGCATCCATGTGAGTTTTCTTTCTTCCgtttgtctgtatgtctgttaGTCTGGCAACTTTTCTTGTGTATAACGATTGAACAATAATCATCTGTCAAATTGTCTGTGCTTTACTGTATCCAATGAAATCTCAGAAGTAAAGTTATCGTAACGAGATGAGATGAATCCAGACGATAACTAGTTTTTACACCTATGCGGGATCATGGTacgaaactgaaaaaaaaaataatgtcataattTTGACAAGGGCTTCTGGAAGTTAAGGCAAACACATTGGAATTCTAGAGATTTTACAATATTACCGTGACACGCGTACGCCTTATTGAATGTCAAATGCCGAAATACTGAACAGTACAGCAATTGCAACTGCTTTCAAACGAGGCAAGACTGCTGTAGTGCAGAGGAGATGACGGAAACAAAATCTGAACTCTttatctcctctctctctccctctctctctctctctctctcctctctccatctctctctctctctccatctctctctctctctccatctctctctctctctccatctctctctctctctctctctctctaaatctTCCTATTGTTGAATCTCTGCCTCTCTCGCTGTGACATAAACATACACGTTCACAACAAAAGATGAGCTTGTAGGAAAGAAAAGATGTAGTTCGAGACATGGCGGAGGAGAGGCAATATGCAGGGAATTTTCACTTGCTATCGAAATGTTGCGAAATACATTTGACTGGCCCGAAATGAGATTGTGAAGTGACATGGTTCACTTGGAAGGTGACAACGAGATATTCATGTTCCGTTCTTCCTAGAAGCACGATAACTTAATAAACACGTGCTGTGTTTTCGTGCCGATGACAAACGCATGAAATTGTTTTTGCAGCTGTTGGATGACTCTTCTCTGTAAATCGAGTCACTTGGAAGCTTTTCTAGCCAAACATGACACACatgtcttaaaggggaaatccagtccaaatgtaagttagtctgataagaaagagtaaaatattacgagttcaatggtataattttgatcgaaatcggatgaaaaataaggaatgacattttgaagtttcgctattttgggggaaaacagttcttgaacagtcaatatgaatatgcaaatgaaaaagtgagcatgtcatctcctcacaacttaccacatagtttgtacataaaactttgaaatttccagtatttcattcaaacgcatCTTATgtccgaggctcaaatcctcgtatatctaactgatcactattctgaagttattcaaccagggccctgttttatgaagagttaaaattgattataaagttgatttcaactgtaagtctatggcagactgtgtggtcaggaaatttaaaatcgattttatcttttgataaaacggggcccaggaataacatcatgcttcagacttcaatgacagaaacattgaatttttgtcatttttttttgtacgcgatcaatggaaaattgtgagggtatgacatggttagctcactcatttgcatattcatatccactttaCAAGAACTGTTTGGTAGAatttagcaaaacttcaaaatgtcataacttaattcttatttttcatctgatttcagtcaaatgtTTACCGTCgaacttgtaagattttactcgtttttatcagactaacttatatttggactggatttccccttaaaCCTAACTTTGATTTCCTTGCGCTTGAAGGCTTCTTAGCCGAGGGTACAAAGGCCCTTAGATATGCTTAACTTGCTTCGTCTTCGTGATTTCGGAGAGCGTGAAATGTTCCATATTCATCTGTCAGCGCATTACATTAGTCTGAAGTATTCCAATCCAAATAATCGCTGCGTTATGATTTCTCTGAAAGTAAGCATTGCTCGAAAATCCATTTTCTTCTAAAATGTATCATCTAGTGAATTTTCTTATACAAgcatgaaaaatacaaaaaagggtTAAGTACTGATACTTTGTAACACTTGCAATGTGTATGGTGACTTGGCGTGggcatgtttttgttgttgttttctgtctTCCTTCTTTTCCATCTACCACTCCTCCACCATTTGTTCTCATCCACTGTTCGTCCGTATTGGATGTATTTTTCTTATGCTtattactacaatgtatgtgttcatACTTTAGCATCATAATCATCTTTgtcatcattcatcatcatcaccaccgccAC includes these proteins:
- the LOC140243293 gene encoding uncharacterized protein, yielding MASHMNTPDIPDDVMPVRDSKYYTPLEFNDIVSYSSDNISLLHINSRSLNKNFEYLENLLHSLNNFEFSVIGISETWLHQNSPDIFNLPNHKLVRADRQGKRGGGVAFYIAQNLQFKIRSEITLRYAETLFIEIENPLSKNVIIGLIYRPPDLNCELFCDELDLYLHKIGNESKHVFIFGDFNINFSPTSDNNNSLNFMHLMYSYGYMSIINKPTRINPHSSTQIDNIFSNVYNNTIMGGILCSEVSDHLPIFSICECKVGRNKLHDKIWYYKESKRNVELLKQNLFLEEWTDIYSINNVNLAYKCFNDKLLYYYENNIPLCRIKINRNKPRNPWITKGILKSIKTRNFLYKLHIRNPTEFNLNMYKVYRNKLTKLIRFLAEGTKALRYA